The region ACATTCTGTTCTCCAACTTTGGACACAaacttgtttgttgttgtcattctaccatcacacacacacacacacacacacacacacacacacacacacacacacacacacacacacacacacacacacacacacacacacacacacacacacacacacacacacacacctgttgttTTTCTCAGAGCTGGACAGGATGATCAACTGTCCTGCTCATCCTCGCAGTGATCCATAGTCACGGCAGCGCGGCATCATGGGTAGTGTGTTTACTATTGATCGGGGGCAGAAGTGCAGCCAGATGGAGGCAGAAGACGGATGCAGGAGAGAATAAATGTGATCATGACTCACGTGAGCTGCTGTTggttaaaaacaggaagtgtgtctgtctgtgtgaatAAAGTTGTGCTTTTGAAGCCGTTGTGTAACAGCTGCAGCTCAACGCTGCTGCTTAGTTACATTCGTAACCCTGATGCTCTGGTGCAGGCCTGATGCTCAGCTGGCCGTCTGGCCCACATCGGCCCGTGTTGTGTCTGCTGAGCCACGCTGCCCCAAATCCAGGCAGCCCCCCAGTCCCAAGTGACCCCCACCGACATCGGAGAAGCTAATGGACATCTAATGTGTGGGACGCCATGTGAACATCCAGCTGAACCGCGTCCCAGATTCTACAAGGCAGCGGTCATCGTCTTTGGAGCAGCGCTGCTGCTCAACATCcatgaatatttaatttctCTGTTAGATTTTCGTTCCTGAATCGctgctgttaaataaactcctgAGCTTCTCAACTAGGATGTGACAGGAATAAGTTTTAGATGtcaatacattttaattaagaAAGCAATAAGCGAGTATCTGCTAATTTTCTGTTGAATACGCAAAAGAGGAAATGTCATTAGCCAaaatccagtttaaaaaaaacaactttaatgtAATCCAGGCTGTTACACTATGGGTGCTTGGAGTGGCCAAAAAAGGTGACAGCTCATATCATCGCATTTAATTTCTCTTAAAGTGGTCAAAAACTACAGTAACAGAAAAgagttttaaataatatttattatataaaacaaCCTTTACTTTCGAGTCCTTTAAGCGAAAGtatttttgtaataaaacaTAAACCCCAACTGAATTAGTTCTGAAGTTGATGGTGAGTCACACCTGTATCCAGGACTGGGTTTTCATTATTCTGGGGcacgtttttatttttgtctggttttattGCTATTACAAAATGACATTGGAATATGGGTTAATCCGTCTGATGGGTGGATGAAAAGCTTTTTATATCTCTAATACCATTTTTTAGCATTAGCAGATTGAAATAATACAGTGCACAGAAATAGATGCAGATTGAGTTTTAATCGCAGACTAGTAGGGGAGGGGTAGCATACAGCCTACAGGTGATATCTGACCCGTGCAGCACACATGCAATAAAGAAAGTGTCCAAAATGTTGAGGTAAGGAGTGCCGATGCCGAGGGAACACATTGCAAACACATCACATTAGTCACATTTTCTAGCATATCACTATTtttgcagtcattttcataACATTCTGCACAAGTGAGTAAATACTGCATTACACCAAAACTAACCTTTAATATCTACACAGTGTGTTGCTCATTTTCAGATCAGTTTTGGCAGATTTGCAGAAAAACATCATAATAAAGAACTAATTATGAATTATAATGCACATTTTTGGTTGTGTAATCTGGTGCATTTAGGGAGATTTTTGTTTCGTCACAGACAACACCTACATAAAATGAGGCATTTTGTTAAACTTTCGATCATGAGGTTCAGTGAGACTAGTAGTTCAGTGGGAGTACGTAATAGAAGAGGTGTTAATGGTAATCGTTATCAATCATGATCGGGTCCTTATTTCCAGCCACCGTTATACTTATATTTGCAGTCCCTGCTGGAGTTGGCAGGACACAGGATTTTGGAGGGAGAACATTACTGCCTCATCCAGTAAGTCACTGATTTCCTCCATATCTAGTTGATAGCAGCATCTAGCAGACATTAGTGGACAGATCTTAGCTATAGAGAGGGGTGGACCCATGAATTGTTGTCCAACTTGTGCCAATTCAGTTACGTGATTCATTAAGTGCTTCGTTTCTTCTGATGTCTTTGAAAGATGAATTTAGGATCGCAGCATGACACATGACATGAGAATTTTTAATGTGCTCATACTTGGCTTATTTATCTTCTACCCTTCTGTCCTTTCTTGCCCTGTATTGTTCATGTCTTTGACACACCTTCTCTAGAGGCTCACATGCATGGGGCCGGTCTAGACATAGGAAGAATTCAATCAAGTCATCCATCCTTTCAGATTCACAGTTTTCACAGCTGAGAGGGTTCACAAGTTATTTACAGTACAGGTCCAAGTCCTCTGTGGTCAAACAGACCTCCGCTGGCCTTGTGCTTGTGCCCTGTTGACCATATCCTGGTACATTTTGGACCTGAGGAACCGAGGGTAGGAGTCTCTCTCCATGAGGCTGTAGACTTTAGCTTGGATTTCATTGAGGCTGGTTGGGGAAGGATCCTCCAAACTCTGCCTGGTCTTTTCCCTGGTGCGGTAGTCGATGTTAACCTGCCAGGATTAGTAGAGAGTCAGTTTCTCatcaataaaaccaaagtatTGAGGCTAAAGAGGTTCAGCAAAACACTAGCCTGTCTCATGGTAGTCTAACCAGAGACAGGTTAGACTACCATGAGACATGAAGACGAGAATCAGACAAGGCACAAACCTCTCTTGGTGCCTGGATATCAATGAACTCCTTGAAGATCTTGTTGGCTTTGGACACTAGTTTGGTTGAGCTCTTGATCTTTTTGTATTCCTCGCAGGCCATCCAAAATTCAATGTTCTCGTCACTGAACTCTGTCTTGAGAAACGTCCGGAAAGCAGCCAGGCCATCTGAAAAGTACCAATAAATCAGACAGTAAGGGAGGAGGTCtaaacagcaaaaacatttcagaatcATAACTGATGGGTGTGCACTATCTATTTTGGTGCAGCGTTTAAGAACTTTTTcttctaatgtgtgtgtgtttaataaatgCTTCAGCATAGAGGAGCTGGTtcatgataaaaacacaaacatcctcCTGCAAAGAGACTCCTCCAtcctcacccccaccctccattTTCAGTTTGGATAACTGATGAATTAATTTGCTCTGTGAGGATGACAACACGGGGAAAGGACTTGTTTTTCTAGGGGCCCGTGTCACATTGACATATTATTTCTGCTGTTTACCTAACACAGCTGGGAGAGAGGGGATGGCTCATCTGTGCATAGAACAGTTAGTCATACAGAAACACACCccgacacacacaaaacacacggCCGCTGTTTGAAGAAGGACCAAAAATAACTGACCGATTAAGCCTCAGTGAAGCTCCCTCTGGTGCACTTCAACTGTTTCTGGAAAGAGGGATGCTGCGTTTTCTGCTCACTGACACACTTTGTGGAACGCCGGGCTGGTTTCATTCCCGTGGGGCAAAGTACCAGTGTTGTGTCACTTCCTTTAGCATCTCGGATGCAGAAGGTAGGCGTGGCATCAACACTGGATTGGGATTGGCATCCCAATCCCTAATGTCACCCGTCTGTGCTTGGTGTTGGTCTGTGAGTCCATTAAATACAtcagcatgtttttgtgtgaggCGACCGCTGACCAATAGCAGCCCTAAGAAGATGAAGAACACTGACGCAGCCGTGGTAAGTTCTTGAAGATTAAATTTGCCTGCATGTTTGTCATGAGCGAAAGCACCATCTGTAACTCTGtcatatattttaaaagcaCAGCACCGGTTCTTGACAACATCACAGAATGTTCTCACATTAACAAGATGTGTGTGGACGCACcggcccccccgcccccccccagcatgcacacacacagctttacaaACTGAAGAGTGAAAGCAGGCAGCAATAACTTTAATACCCCCCTTCCCCTTTTCAAATTTGATTACGGAAATTTGATTGCAATATCGTATCAAGGGAACATTGAATAAAGTGCACCCGTTGCTTTGACGTtatgtaatgtgtgtgtttgtgtgtctgctgatATTGACTTATGACTTATCCCGTTTACGGAGGTGTTATGTAATAATCTGTATACGAGCAAACAGATGATGCTCAAGAATTACAGTCCATGCCAGTCATTGGCTCCATGGTTGTTCTCTGGAGAGAAACATATATATGACACTACTGGAGGGAGTGTAAAGAGAAATCTACTCCTTTGTTCCCTACTTAAAATACCTGGAAAATAGTCATCAGCATGAAGAGTCAACAGATTGTTGTTTTGGAGATTATCTCAGTAACTATTCGAACGAGCATCGAACAGAACGTGAGTGTTCTTACAATCCTAACTTCTAAGATGAGCTTCGGTGGTGGTCGTCTTGTCCGAAGCTCACTCCCCCAAATTATACATGCTGCTTTTCaagaaagtgattttttttgtttccatggaaacaggatTTTCAAGGTGAGCCTTGAGTATGACCATATCGTTATATTATACAGTAGACTCATTAAACTTTACATCTGAATTAACCATGTTGAGCCTTTTGATATTTAGACTTTTCAATTAGAGAGAAGAACAATATCTGATGAACGTCACTGAAGTAACAGCAGACACGTCTGTGCTGATGCATTTACTGACCAGTGTTTTAGGGGGATATTTCATCCCTGGATAATTCTTTGTATGTTACAAAAATGTTCCCCTAAGCATTGGATGGGATATGCATTACAGTTACAATTCTTCCTCTTTAAGGTTTTATAaatccaaaaacagaaaactgaaatCTGAGCAAACAGGGTACAGATTTCCATATTGATTCCTCCGACTTGACCCTCCAGTGTCCGATAAAACGCAGATATCTTGAAAGgcaaaggttttgttttaagTCGTCCCCTCAGTGAGTCAGATGTCACTGATGGATGGTAAGGAAATAGAAAAGCCTTGAATATATGGGTGTTTGAGAGTCTGCGCCTGCATGTGTTCAGTCCACAGGGATGGACAAGAATGTGAGTCAGCGTGTAGAGAGGACTCCTCACAACACGGTAATGAAACCATTACATAAGAACGACTCGGAAATGAACTTTTCTTGTACTGAATGAAAAACTTTTGAGCATTACCACTGAATTAAGGGGGTGTTAATGTTCTTGATGCCTGCTGTACGTGATGTTCCTTGTGCTGTAGAGACTGTTCAacctgaaaaacagaaaatgtccaCTTACATTTGTGAGAGAGAAGGCGATCAAATGATTCTGACCATCGCACAACCTCATCCGTTGACAGCCTGGAGGATGGAAATCCAGAGGAAACAGCATGAAGTGCTTATGTGCACTGATAACACAAGATGGTGCTGCATGTATTATTGAGGGATGGCTGAGTTTAATGAATGATGTATCCGCTGGTCGCAGCTGCTCTTCCATTTCAGGATGTAATTTAAGTTTAATGTCTGGGCACATTTATAGAATGATGACGGAAAGTAGAGAAGGTaagataaacacatttaatgctCTTTTATAAAGTAGTGGTGAAATTATACCAGACATGCTGTCTGAGagatgacagacacacaacGTAATCATACACCTCCACCTCTGGGGTACAACAGTGTGCTTGATCGCCTTACTGGGCAACACATTCTGTTCACACTGGGTAAAAGTCAGCATCTTGTGACCTCTGCTGCTTCAAAGATGATCATtactaatcaatcaatcaaaataaagaTCTGCCTCCAGAGTTATGGATGTATACTTCAATATTTCTTTAATCAAGGTCCTAAGATGGACCCTTGTTGAACCACAGGCGTAATTTCCCTTCACAGTGTCCACGTTTGATGCATAGAACTCAAGTTAGTTTGAATGAATTAGGATTATTTTGACAGACTCACTTCAGACACCTTGCTGTGGTCTCGTGTGCCGGAGGCAGAAACTCGGAGAAGTCGGTATAGGAGTCTGATTTGTGAGACAGGCAGCCTAGTCTGGTCTTCATGGTGGTGATCCTGCAGAGAAAATACcatataacaaaaaataaaaaagaatgagGCTATAACATGGAAACTTGTGTAGAGCTGGGTGAACATGAACCCACAGCGTCACCAAAGAAGAATAATTATCAGTCTGACCTTCCATTATTCAATGAACTTAGTTCAGGATTTGTCTACAATTGTAGACCGTTCTTGTACACCTTGAGGGAACAActcataaaatatacagtaatttaaaagaTAAGTCGAAAAAAAATACGAGGCAGCATACTCACAAATTAAGCAACAACTATTATCCACTTTGCTGTTTTTAGCTGATGCTAACTACTGTTAGCTGTGTTGAAAGCAACAAACAAAGATGTTTTATGAGCTTTTATTTTCCTCGTAACGACTTTGGGATTCATCTCATATCTGTGGTTTGATTCTTTTTGGGAAGTTGTCAAGtatgtgtgtctgaatgtgtttcCTGGTTTGTTCTGTCATGACATGTCGTCAACAGAACCCAACCATGCAGACAGACTATTACATAGACACCTAAATAAATACTTGGAGATGCTTCCACACATGAAATGATTTACAATGCATGCATTGTGTGAACGGGTGACACTAATGTTATGTGTCCAACACCAGTTAACTGTAACACATTCTGACCAGTGTTCACCTTTACTAACTCATCTATACTACACACAATATTAACTTATTTTTGGCTCCAGTAAAAACACTACTAGGTGTATTCTATTGGTCAAGGATGCACCTGCAGATGGTTTGATTGGATTATGAAGAGTCTTCAGCCTGAACTTTCAGTGGAAGCTTGTTACCCCAAGTGTGAGAGTAAAGACTACAAACacaatattttgaattttgagtTCTTTATTTTCCAATTTCTACAGAATACAATAAATGCTCAATGAACACTAATCATTCTGAATATCATTGTCATTTCAATCACAGACTTTTCTCTGGGCCTTTGATCCCATTATTTAGAATTAAACACTGGGCACACGGAAGAGGTGTATGGTTCCACTGGTGTATTCCTCTGCCTCTTCATCGATCACATTGGGTGTTTTCATAATTTTATCAAACTTCTTGCTTTCTATGCGAATCCAAAACCCTTGTCCTCCAGGGACTGCAGCTCTTTCTCCACTGCAACAGTTGATTTGTTGTTGTCAGACGTGTGGTTAGTCTTTGAGACACAAATCAAACCGcctgtagaaaataaaaaaatagccATTGTGAAGACTGATGATTTGGTGTCATGATTATAGCAATTTGACAAATTAGAGATATAATACAAATAGTAGTCTGTCAAATCTTGAAATTGAATGaaggtttatttgtttgtgtagaTTCTAATTCATCTAGGTCATGGTAAACCTTGAAGGTACAACTTGAAGCAACTGCACTTTTAGGTTTTGGAAATATTTCACCTTTAACCCAAGATGCACCCTGAGTCCTACCAGATTGGTAGGTTTGACCAATAGATCTTTTTGAACGAAACACTGAAAACACGCCTGGAGACCATCTTGCAAAGGGCAGTTTTTGAGTTATGACCTGGAACAGGAGTCTAATCCATATCAAGACTGGACTGGTTCTCATATCCCTGACCTGCTCACTAGTGACTGGGAGTAAACACAGTGGAACTGGGCTGGGCTGTAGCTGCTTACCTGGTTTAGTGACCTGGTACAACTCTGTCAAAATGCTGAGTGGTACATAATTAGGCTGCAAAGCACTAATCATGGCCACCACATCAAACATACCTGAAATGATCACCAGGGAAGGCAGAATGAGAAAGatgtttaaaaaagtaaataaaataatgtacagtTTTTACAGTACATATGTCTATACTACCAGCTTTGAAAGGCAGTGGGTTTGGTCCTAGTAGGATCTCTTTAAGTTCTTCATACAGTCCGGTCTCAGTAGCCAGCTTTATCATTTCTTTACTGCAGTCTATTCCCACAAAGTGTTTGAACCCATGTTTGTTCATCTAtgtaaaggaaaacaaagacaaggctGACCATCAAGCTACCGCAAAGATATTCAATCAGAATAACAAACTATTTTTCCAGGAAAGTGGAAGCCAACTAGAAATCATCAGATCGATGAGGACAGGACAGAGTTACAGACTTAATTACGTTCTATTTGGATTAGATCGTGACTATTAAAGATATCATAGTAAACTCAGTATCAACAACAAGAAGCGAAGCGTTTTAGAACTGGATCCTCACCAATTTAGGTAACTGTCCGGGTCCACAGGCAACATCCAAGACCAAGGCATCCTCTGGCTTCCCATTGAAGTTTGAAGCAATTATATCTGCTGCCAGCTTTGGTGACTGGTACTCCATGAGTTCGAGGTCCTGTTCCAGTCGGAGTTAGTTATTAATACCACAGCTAGTCATCAGTACCATCAAAATCAACCCAAGATATGTTAGTCAGCTGTACTGGATTGAGAAACAAGAAATGTTAACTGACCGATTCGTAGGTCGCTGCCCATTTGTCGTACTTTTCGATTATGGTCATCCCCTCTGGATGATGCTCTCTGAGATACTTCATTGTGTTCCTTACATCTTTTATAGTCCTGGTTGCCATTTTTGCACACTGAGCTTCAAGCCGGGCACAGCAGCACAGAGGGAGTGAACTGATCTATAGTGTTTTGAGTAGCTAAATACTTCCACAGTCATGTCAGGACTTAGTTTGTTAATCTGCCCACACTAGATTTCTAACTGTTACTATAGCATCCTGTCTTTCCAGAATCTCCTTCCACCTCTCTGCTTACAACCATGTCATTGCTGTTGATTGGGGTCATTGAGTGATCAGTGGCTATACTCTTTAAACTATGTTCAGCTGTTTCTTCCCTGCTAGATTGTTAGTGACTTGTCCATCTTTTCGTTGTTCCTTTTCCGTTTGACTATCGTGTTCTGATTCTGCTACTTTCCTGGATTCTGCCTGTTCGCCTGATCCCTGTCTGATGTTTCATCCTGCTGGTTCAAATACCTGGTTTTGGACTCTCTTTTGACTTAAACTCTGAATTTGAATGTATCTCTAATGTCCTGCTTTTGGGTTTTACCTGCCTTCCTCGTGACAGAACAATGTACACATAGTGAACCCAGGTGACCTGCAACACCTCAGTGGGAGGTGGTTGTACACCTGCCAACTCCAACAATACAGTCACTAGCTTGTCTTCTTGGCTGAGGCTATGTGAGCAGTGACTGTTTGGCAGGCGTGAAGCACAGTAGCAAGTAAGGAAGCTTTGCGAAGATTCCGTGAATCAAACCAAACCTGTCATTAAACCTGACCCGCCTGGGGGCTGACGCCTACCCCAGCCAACTGGGATGTCTTTCATGTGCATTGTAGAGTCACATAAAAGAAACAACTACTCACGGACACACTGACACCTACTGACACCTACTGACAATTTGGAGTTATCGACTCACCTAAATTGAACCTTTTAGGATGTGGTAGGATGTTgaagaaccctgagagaacccaaaacatacaaactccgaacagaaaggactcaaatcCACAGGAACGTCAAATAGAACAAGACTATAAGAAGGACAGCATCAGCAGAGGAGAGTAATTATCAATCTGACCTTATATTAATCACTAAACCTAGTTTAGTGACTAATGCAATTGTAGATCGTTCTTGTACACCTTAAGAGGACAACTTGTAAAAAGTGGCTTCGACAAATACAAGGCAACATACAAGCAAATTAAGCAACAACTATTATCCGCTTTACTGTTTTAAGCTGATGCTAACTAGTGTAAACTGTGTTGAAAGCAACAAAGCAAGAAGTtttgaacttttattttctccatttaatGATGCCATCAGTCATCTCATATCTTTGGTTTGATTCATCTAGTCAAGTCTACGTATGGATGTGTTTACTGGTTTGGTCTGTCATGTCTTCAGCACAACCCAACCACACGTCGATACCCAACTACGCACAATGCTAAAGAAAGTCTTGTAGATATTTTCACACATTGAATGATAAATGAGTGACATCAACGTTATGTGTCCAACACCAGTTAACTCAGGACACGTTCTGACCAGCGTTCACCTTTACTAACTCATCTATACTACACACATTAACCTCATTTGGCTCCTGTAAAAACACCAGTTGAATTGTCAAGGATGCACCTGCAGATGGTTTGACTACATTATGAAAGAGTCTCCAGCCTGAATGGAAGCTTGTTAGCAACCATTGCAAGTGTGAGAGTAAAGACCACAGACACAATACCTTGTCTTTTATTGAGTTTTTTATTCTCTAATTTTTACAGAATACAATAAAATGCTCAGTGAACACTAATCATTCTGAATATCAGTGTCCTTTCAATCACAGACTTTCCTCTGGGCCTTTGATTTTTATGGTTATGATCCCATTACGTAGGATTAaacatggactatgatgtttgcagatgacattgtgagagcagtgagagcagggaacaggtggaggagaagctagagaggtggaggtttgtcctggaaaggagaggaatgacggttagccgcagtaagacagagtacatgtgtgtgaatgagagggacccaagtggaagagtgaggttacagggagaagagatcaagaaggtggaggatttgaagtacttagggtcaacagtccagagcaatggagagtgtggaaaagaggtgaagaagcgtgtccaggcaggatggaacgggtggaggaaagtgtcaggtgtgatgtgtgatagaagagtttcagctaaaatgaaaggaaaggtgtacaaaactgtggtgagaccagcgatgttgtttggtctagagacagtgtcactgaggaaaagacaggagacagagctggaggtagcagagatgaagatgctgaggttctctctgggagtgaccaggatggataggatcaggaatgagtccatcagagggacagcacatgttagaggttctggagataaagtcagagaggccagactgagatggtttggacatgtccagaggagagatagtgaatatattggtagaaggatgctgagttctgaactgccaggcaggaggcctagaggaagaccaaagaggaggtttatggatgtagtgaaagaggacatgaaggtagttggtgtgagagaagaggatgtagaggacagggttagatggaggcaattgatctgCTGTgtgtgacccctgaagggaaaagccgaaaggaaaagaagaagatgtaggGTTAAACACTGGGTACACGGAAGAGGTGTATGGTTCCACTAGTGTATCCCTCAGCCTCTTCGTTGTTTTTCAGGCAggtttttttcagaattttatcaaacttctttctttctatgcGAATCCACAACCCCTTCTCCACCAGGGTCTGCAGCTCTTTCTCCAAGTCAACAGTTGATTTGCCGTCATCAAACATGTGGTTAGTCTTCGAAACACAAATTAAGCCGCCtgcagaagaataaaaaaatagccATTGTAAAGACTGATGATTTGGTTTCACGATTATAGCAATATCAGGACAAATTAaagatataataaaatattagtcTGTGAAATCTTGAAATGAAagcttatttttttgtgtagatTCATGGTAGTCATGGTAACTCTTGAAAGTACAACCTGAAACAACTGCACTTTTAGGATTTGGAATCATTTCGCCTTTATTCCAAGATGCATCCTGAGATTTAACAGATTGGTAGGGTTGACCAGTAGATCTCTGTGTGAACGTTCACAGAGATCTATTGACCAAGGGCAGTTACGACTGCCCTTGCTGCACTTGCCAAGGGCACTTGCCAAGGGCAGTTTTTGAGTTATGACCTGGAACAGGAGTCTAATCCATATCAAGACTGGACTGGTTCTCATATCCCTGACCTGCTCACTAGTGACTGGGAGTAAACACAGTGGAACTGGGCTGGGCTGTAGCTGCTTACCTGGTTTAGTGACCTGGCACATCTCTGTCAAAATGCTGAATGGTACATAAGTGGGCTCCAAAGCACCAAGTATTACCACCACATCAAACATACCTGAAATGATCACCAGGGAAGGCAGAATGAGAAAGATgttaaaaaagtaaatgaaataatgtacaGTTTTTACAGTACATATGTCTATACTACCAGCTTTGAAAGGCAGTGGGTTTGGTCCTAGTAGGATT is a window of Antennarius striatus isolate MH-2024 chromosome 7, ASM4005453v1, whole genome shotgun sequence DNA encoding:
- the LOC137599271 gene encoding methyltransferase-like protein 27, producing the protein MATRTIKDVRNTMKYLREHDPEGLTAIEKYDKWAATYKSDLELMEYQSPKLAADIIASNFNGQPEDALVLDVACGPGQLPKWMNKHGFKHFVGIDGSKEMIKLATETGLYKELKEILLGPNPLPFKAGMFDVVVILGALEPTYVPFSILTEMCQVTKPGGLICVSKTNHMFDDGKSTVDLEKELQTLVEKGLWIRIERKKFDKILKKTCLKNNEEAEGYTSGTIHLFRVPSV
- the LOC137599393 gene encoding methyltransferase-like protein 27, whose amino-acid sequence is MEYQSPKLAADIIASNFNGKPEDALVLDVACGPGQLPKLMNKHGFKHFVGIDCSKEMIKLATETGLYEELKEILLGPNPLPFKAGMFDVVAMISALQPNYVPLSILTELYQVTKPGGLICVSKTNHTSDNNKSTVAVEKELQSLEDKGFGFA
- the LOC137599365 gene encoding regulator of G-protein signaling 8-like — protein: MKTRLGCLSHKSDSYTDFSEFLPPAHETTARCLKLSTDEVVRWSESFDRLLSHKYGLAAFRTFLKTEFSDENIEFWMACEEYKKIKSSTKLVSKANKIFKEFIDIQAPREVNIDYRTREKTRQSLEDPSPTSLNEIQAKVYSLMERDSYPRFLRSKMYQDMVNRAQAQGQRRSV